The following are from one region of the Passer domesticus isolate bPasDom1 chromosome 13, bPasDom1.hap1, whole genome shotgun sequence genome:
- the CXXC5 gene encoding CXXC-type zinc finger protein 5, protein MSNSGSHQDTGNKPETEKNNQDDSQPPVNSERRNKSGIISEPLNKSLKKSRPLSHYSTFGSSSSVSEHSEKGNPLANGNDATVDKSHSTSKHKNISSMLSKLDRMSELSSEGQTALQQFAQSTEMLKRVVQEHLPLTSEHGTGISDMEAVSAAETMNGPSDFPYLGAFPINPGLFIMTPAGVFLAESALHMAGLAEYPMQNELASAINSGKKKRKRCGMCPPCRRRINCEQCSSCRNRKTGHQICKFRKCEELKKKPSAALEKVMLPTGAAFRWFQ, encoded by the coding sequence ATGTCAAATTCGGGCTCCCATCAAGACACTGGGAACAAGCCAGAGACGGAAAAAAATAACCAAGATGACTCTCAACCCCCTGTCAACTCCGAGAGGAGGAACAAAAGTGGAATAATAAGTGAACCTTTGAACAAAAGTCTTAAGAAGTCCCGTCCACTCTCCCACTATTCCACCTTTGGTAGCAGCAGCTCGGTAAGCGAACATTCAGAGAAAGGCAACCCCTTAGCTAATGGCAACGATGCGACTGTGGATAAAAGTCATTCTACCTCAAAGCACAAAAACATCTCTAGTATGCTGAGCAAATTAGACCGGATGTCGGAGCTCTCCTCAGAAGGACAGACCGCCCTCCAACAGTTTGCTCAGTCGACAGAAATGCTCAAAAGAGTGGTACAGGAGCATCTTCCTCTAACAAGCGAGCACGGGACTGGTATCTCTGACATGGAGGCAGTCTCAGCTGCAGAGACAATGAACGGCCCCTCTGATTTTCCTTACCTGGGGGCTTTTCCCATCAACCCAGGCCTTTTCATTATGACCCCTGCCGGCGTGTTTCTGGCAGAGAGCGCGCTCCATATGGCTGGCTTGGCAGAGTATCCCATGCAGAATGAGTTGGCATCTGCCATCAATTCGGGGAAAAAGAAACGGAAAAGATGCGGCATGTGCCCGCCCTGCCGAAGACGGATAAACTGCGAGCAGTGCAGCAGTTGTAGGAATCGCAAAACTGGCCACCAGATTTGCAAATTCCGAAAATGTGAAGAACTCAAAAAGAAGCCTTCTGCAGCACTGGAG